In Quercus robur chromosome 11, dhQueRobu3.1, whole genome shotgun sequence, the following proteins share a genomic window:
- the LOC126705242 gene encoding putative disease resistance protein RGA4: MGLREMGLDEMGLGRWGLGGTAPTYDLKGLPPKDSLSLFVKFAFKEGQDQYPNLLEIGKEIVGKCKGIPLAIKTIAGILYSKVDEDEWKFVRDNEIWNLEQDGGILPALRLSYNQLPFHLKQCFAYCSLFPKNYVFCSFKLIQFWMAYGILQSPANKNQELEDVGDLYIKKLLLRSFFQDDNVHKFECITFKIHDLVHNLTLSIAQGECSVVTKKSTLVAEVCHLTFLDNDQEIKTQLEKLSKVRTIIFQTNQPMSLLEVCISKFKYLWVLDLRESSFEVLPSFIKTLKHLRYLDLSDNHKIKQLPDSICKLHSLQTLVLENCINLE, encoded by the exons ATGGGGCTTAGGGAGATGGGTCTCGACGAGATGGGTTTGGGGAGATGGGGTCTCGGTG GCACTGCTCCCACATACGACCTAAAAGGTCTACCCCCAAAGGATAGTTTGTCTTTGTTTGTGAAATTTGCATTTAAGGAAGGACAAGATCAATATCCAAACCTCTTAgaaattggaaaagaaattgTTGGAAAATGTAAAGGGATCCCATTGGCGATAAAGACTATAGCTGGTATACTTTATTCAAAAGTTGATGAGGATGAGTGGAAATTTGTGAGAGATAATGAGATATGGAACTTAGAACAAGATGGTGGCATCTTACCTGCGTTAAGGCTTAGTTACAATCAATTGCCTTTTCACCTGAAGCAATGCTTTGCCTATTGTTCCCTTTTTCCAAAGAATTATGTATTCTGTAGTTTTAAATTGATTCAATTTTGGATGGCATATGGAATTCTTCAATCCCCCGCCAATAAAAATCAAGAGTTAGAAGATGTTGGTGATTTGTATATCAAGAAGTTGTTGTTGAGATCTTTCTTTCAAGATGATAATGTGCACAAATTCGAGTGCATTACCTTCAAAATTCATGATCTTGTCCACAATCTTACACTCTCAATTGCCCAAGGTGAGTGTTCAGTAGTGACCAAGAAGTCCACTCTTGTTGCAGAAGTTTGTCATTTAACATTTTTGGACAATGACCAAGAAATTAAAACTCAATTAGAGAAGTTGAGCAAAGTTCGGACCATTATTTTCCAAACTAATCAACCAATGTCCTTACTTGAAGTATGCATATCAAAATTTAAGTACTTGTGGGTGCTTGATTTGAGGGAATCATCATTCGAGGTGTTGCCAAGTTTTATCAAAACTTTGAAACATTTGAGATATCTTGACCTATCAGATAATCACAAAATCAAGCAACTTCCTGATTCCATTTGCAAGCTGCATAGTTTGCAAACTTTAGTGCTTGAAAATTGCATCAATCTTGAATGA
- the LOC126707196 gene encoding lysine histidine transporter-like 8 isoform X1, whose protein sequence is MGEMVEPDYRQVMPLSPSPSPSNTKTLEGLMEVITIKDSTDPSKESTTKSTNLQGHQQNPQEAWLPITESRNGNSIFAMFHLLCSGIGFQALFLPVAFATLGWAWGIICLSLAFAWQLYTIFILVQLHELVPGIRYSRYLQLAIVSFGPKLGKLLALFPVMYSSGGACVIMIINGGRTLDLLFKTICDHEATCHVQSLTGTEWFLVFTCVAILVAQLPNLNSMVGVSLIGAITAIGYCTLILVLSITKGRPIDISYGQFDVAKSSMEKISDILNAFGIIALAFRGHNLILEIQGTLPSNQKHTSYKPMCTGVTISYIVIAMCQFPLAIVGFWAYGNKVPFSGGLLSAFSQIHGANTSKLIMGSIYLLVLVNYLCAFQVYAMPVFDNLEMRYTTKKKKPCPKWVRTCLRIFFGGVTFFVAVAVPFLGSLALLIGGMVLPMTFAYPCFMWIAMKKPRPNGVVWSINLGFGCLGIFFSVLIVIAAARTIADKGLNANFFRPY, encoded by the exons ATGGGAGAAATGGTGGAACCAGATTATAGACAAGTGATGCCTCTCTCACCTTCACCGTCACCTTCCAATACCAAAACACTAGAAGGGCTAATGGAAGTGATAACCATTAAAGACAGTACTGATCCCTCAAAAGAGAGTACTACTAAATCTACCAATTTGCAAGGTCACCAGCAGAATCCACAGGAAGCTTGGCTCCCCATCACGGAGTCCAGGAATGGCAATTCCATTTTTGCAATGTTTCATTTACTCTGCTCAGGAATTGGATTCCAAGCTCTTTTCCTTCCTGTTGCATTTGCCACCCTCGGATG GGCTTGGGGAATCATATGTTTGTCACTTGCATTTGCGTGGCAGCTCTATACCATATTTATTTTGGTCCAATTACATGAATTAGTTCCGGGAATTCGCTACAGCAGATACCTCCAACTTGCTATAGTTTCTTTTG GTCCAAAACTAGGGAAGTTGCTTGCATTATTTCCAGTGATGTATTCATCAGGGGGTGCTTGTGTCATTATGATTATTAATGGAGGTCGCACCTTGGACCTCTTATTCAAAACCATATGTGATCATGAGGCCACATGCCATGTCCAGTCATTGACAGGTACAGAATGGTTCTTAGTGTTCACGTGTGTAGCAATACTTGTAGCCCAACTACCCAACCTAAACTCGATGGTTGGGGTGTCTCTAATTGGGGCCATTACAGCCATTGGATATTGTACATTGATTTTGGTTCTCTCAATCACCAAGGGTAGACCTATAGACATATCCTATGGTCAATTTGATGTGGCGAAATCTAGCATGGAAAAAATCAGTGATATATTGAATGCCTTTGGGATCATTGCCCTTGCATTCAGAGGGCATAATCTTATCCTTGAGATACAG GGAACATTGCCTTCAAATCAAAAACACACATCCTATAAGCCAATGTGCACAGGAGTGACAATATCATATATAGTAATCGCAATGTGCCAATTTCCCCTCGCAATAGTTGGATTTTGGGCATATGGAAACAAG GTACCATTTAGTGGAGGATTGTTGAGTGCATTTTCACAAATCCATGGAGCCAACACGTCAAAGTTAATTATGGGCTCAATTTATCTACTGGTATTGGTGAACTATTTATGTGCATTCCAAGTTTACGCCATGCCAGTTTTTGACAACTTGGAAATGAGATACAcaaccaagaagaagaagccgTGCCCAAAGTGGGTTCGTACATGCCTTCGCATTTTCTTTGGAGGGGTGACTTTCtttgtggctgtggctgtgcCATTTTTGGGAAGCCTAGCACTTCTAATTGGAGGTATGGTATTACCTATGACTTTTGCTTATCCATGTTTCATGTGGATTGCAATGAAGAAACCTCGACCAAATGGTGTGGTTTGGTCTATAAACTTGGGGTTTGGTTGCCTTGGCATTTTCTTCAGTGTTCTAATAGTTATTGCAGCGGCTAGGACCATAGCTGACAAAGGCTTAAATGCCAACTTCTTCAGGCCTTACTGA
- the LOC126707196 gene encoding lysine histidine transporter-like 8 isoform X2, which produces MGEMVEPDYRQVMPLSPSPSPSNTKTLEGLMEVITIKDSTDPSKESTTKSTNLQGHQQNPQEAWLPITESRNGNSIFAMFHLLCSGIGFQALFLPVAFATLGWAWGIICLSLAFAWQLYTIFILVQLHELVPGIRYSRYLQLAIVSFGPKLGKLLALFPVMYSSGGACVIMIINGGRTLDLLFKTICDHEATCHVQSLTGTEWFLVFTCVAILVAQLPNLNSMVGVSLIGAITAIGYCTLILVLSITKGRPIDISYGQFDVAKSSMEKISDILNAFGIIALAFRGHNLILEIQVPFSGGLLSAFSQIHGANTSKLIMGSIYLLVLVNYLCAFQVYAMPVFDNLEMRYTTKKKKPCPKWVRTCLRIFFGGVTFFVAVAVPFLGSLALLIGGMVLPMTFAYPCFMWIAMKKPRPNGVVWSINLGFGCLGIFFSVLIVIAAARTIADKGLNANFFRPY; this is translated from the exons ATGGGAGAAATGGTGGAACCAGATTATAGACAAGTGATGCCTCTCTCACCTTCACCGTCACCTTCCAATACCAAAACACTAGAAGGGCTAATGGAAGTGATAACCATTAAAGACAGTACTGATCCCTCAAAAGAGAGTACTACTAAATCTACCAATTTGCAAGGTCACCAGCAGAATCCACAGGAAGCTTGGCTCCCCATCACGGAGTCCAGGAATGGCAATTCCATTTTTGCAATGTTTCATTTACTCTGCTCAGGAATTGGATTCCAAGCTCTTTTCCTTCCTGTTGCATTTGCCACCCTCGGATG GGCTTGGGGAATCATATGTTTGTCACTTGCATTTGCGTGGCAGCTCTATACCATATTTATTTTGGTCCAATTACATGAATTAGTTCCGGGAATTCGCTACAGCAGATACCTCCAACTTGCTATAGTTTCTTTTG GTCCAAAACTAGGGAAGTTGCTTGCATTATTTCCAGTGATGTATTCATCAGGGGGTGCTTGTGTCATTATGATTATTAATGGAGGTCGCACCTTGGACCTCTTATTCAAAACCATATGTGATCATGAGGCCACATGCCATGTCCAGTCATTGACAGGTACAGAATGGTTCTTAGTGTTCACGTGTGTAGCAATACTTGTAGCCCAACTACCCAACCTAAACTCGATGGTTGGGGTGTCTCTAATTGGGGCCATTACAGCCATTGGATATTGTACATTGATTTTGGTTCTCTCAATCACCAAGGGTAGACCTATAGACATATCCTATGGTCAATTTGATGTGGCGAAATCTAGCATGGAAAAAATCAGTGATATATTGAATGCCTTTGGGATCATTGCCCTTGCATTCAGAGGGCATAATCTTATCCTTGAGATACAG GTACCATTTAGTGGAGGATTGTTGAGTGCATTTTCACAAATCCATGGAGCCAACACGTCAAAGTTAATTATGGGCTCAATTTATCTACTGGTATTGGTGAACTATTTATGTGCATTCCAAGTTTACGCCATGCCAGTTTTTGACAACTTGGAAATGAGATACAcaaccaagaagaagaagccgTGCCCAAAGTGGGTTCGTACATGCCTTCGCATTTTCTTTGGAGGGGTGACTTTCtttgtggctgtggctgtgcCATTTTTGGGAAGCCTAGCACTTCTAATTGGAGGTATGGTATTACCTATGACTTTTGCTTATCCATGTTTCATGTGGATTGCAATGAAGAAACCTCGACCAAATGGTGTGGTTTGGTCTATAAACTTGGGGTTTGGTTGCCTTGGCATTTTCTTCAGTGTTCTAATAGTTATTGCAGCGGCTAGGACCATAGCTGACAAAGGCTTAAATGCCAACTTCTTCAGGCCTTACTGA
- the LOC126705243 gene encoding lysine histidine transporter-like 8, translating into MGEVVELKSSQVIPLATSPSDTNTEAEAMQTITIIDGDPSKDITSSTSLQGYRHNPQEAWLPITESRNGNTYFAMFHLICSGLGWQALSLPIAFASLGWTWGIICLSLAFVWQLYTIFILVRLHEAILGIRYSRYMQLAIASFGGACILLIITGGGTLDILCKTVCDGDAMCHAKSLTGIEWYLVFTCIALLIAQLPNLNSTAWVSLIGATTVVLYYTLIWVLSITKDRSIGISYNQSDEVKSNLEKFSDVLNALGIIALAFRGYNVILEIQGTLPSSPKQTSYKSMCTGVTISYIVIAMCQYPLAIGGFWAYGNKVPYSGGQVYAMVVFDNLEVRYTSKKNQPCPRRAPRSLATKTQKSGHPKPCHAPPRASVASGKSPTRRHRILTSRSSSGRTRRPVGLLVRRSTKPAIPALIWDNTRSHALPGFLASPPHAGNAITCIPRAGKLLLMSSDVIG; encoded by the exons ATGGGAGAAGTGGTAGAATTAAAAAGTAGTCAAGTCATTCCACTCGCAACTTCACCTTCAGATACCAATACTGAAGCAGAGGCAATGCAAACGATAACCATTATAGATGGTGATCCTTCAAAAGATATTACTTCATCTACAAGCTTGCAAGGTTACCGGCACAATCCACAGGAAGCTTGGCTTCCCATCACAGAGTCCAGGAATGGCAACACCTATTTCGCAATGTTTCATTTAATTTGCTCAGGACTTGGATGGCAAGCTCTTTCGCTTCCTATTGCATTTGCCTCACTTGGATG GACATGGGGTATCATATGTTTGTCACTAGCTTTTGTGTGGCAACTCTATACCATATTTATTCTTGTTCGACTACATGAAGCAATCCTTGGAATTCGCTACAGCAGATACATGCAACTTGCAATAGCTTCTTTTG GGGGTGCCTGTATCCTTCTAATTATCACTGGAGGTGGCACCCTAGATATCTTATGCAAAACCGTATGTGATGGTGATGCCATGTGTCATGCCAAATCATTGACAGGTATAGAGTGGTACTTGGTGTTCACATGCATAGCATTACTTATAGCACAACTACCCAACCTCAACTCTACAGCATGGGTGTCTCTAATTGGGGCTACCACAGTTGTTCTATATTATACTTTGATTTGGGTTCTCTCAATTACCAAAGATAGGTCCATAGGCATATCCTACAATCAATCTGATGAAGTGAAATCTAACTTGGAAAAATTCAGTGATGTGTTGAATGCGCTTGGGATCATTGCCCTTGCATTCAGAGGATATAATGTCATCCTCGAGATACAG GGAACATTGCCTTCAAGTCCAAAACAAACATCCTATAAGTCAATGTGTACAGGGGTGACAATATCATACATAGTAATCGCTATGTGCCAATATCCCCTTGCAATAGGTGGATTTTGGGCTTATGGAAACAAG GTACCGTATAGTGGAGGACAAG TTTACGCCATGGTTGTTTTTGACAACTTGGAAGTTAGATACACAAGCAAGAAAAATCAGCCATGCCCAAG ACGTGCTCCAAGATCTCTTgcgaccaaaacccagaaatccggTCACCCGAAGCCTTGCCATgcgcctccacgcgcctccGTAGCCTCTGGAAAATCTCCCACGCGCCGCCATAGAATCCTTACTTCTAGATCGTCTTCTGGGCGCACGCGCCGCCCTGTCGGCCTCCTCGTCCGCCGATCTACGAAACCTGCGATTCCGGCCCTCATCTGGGATAACACGCGCTCTCACGCACTTCCAGGATTTCTGGCTTCTCCTCCACACGCCGGTAACGCTATCACGTGCATTCCACGCGCCGGAAAACTATTGCTGATGTCATCTGACGTCATCGGATGA